In Malania oleifera isolate guangnan ecotype guangnan chromosome 8, ASM2987363v1, whole genome shotgun sequence, a single window of DNA contains:
- the LOC131161397 gene encoding ATP sulfurylase 2-like, translated as MSLTIRAHITNHLNLNPKSIVPKSRNRNITTISPKPIRHSNTSIPIAHCHRKMSPKKAASSLPMIRSSLIEPDGGVLVDLVVPEVERASKTLEAQAMPKVKLTQIDLEWVHVIGEGWASPLRGFMREHEYLQTLHFNCIRTKDGGVVNMSLPIVLAIDDGDKESIGASADVALVGLDGDFVGILRSIEIYKHNKEERIARTWGTTAPGLPYAEEVITPAGNWLIGGDLEVLKPIKYNDGLDHYRLSPQQLRKEFDRRQADAVFAFQLRNPVHNGHALLMNDTRRRLLEMGYKNPILLLHPLGGFTKADDVPLDVRMEQHSKVLEDGILDPETTVVSIFPSPMHYAGPTEVQWHAKARINAGANFYIVGRDPAGMGHPTEKRDLYDPDHGKKVLSMAPGLEKLNILPFRVAAYDTVEKKMDFFDPSRAKDFLFISGTKMRAYARNGENPPDGFMCPGGWAVLVKYYESLQAKEGTQQPAVLSA; from the exons ATGTCTCTAACGATCAGAGCACACATCACCAATCATTTGAATCTCAATCCCAAATCCATAGTACCCAAAAGCAGAAATCGCAACATTACTACAATTTCGCCTAAACCCATTCGCCATTCAAACACTTCAATCCCAATCGCACATTGTCATCGCAAAATGTCTCCCAAAAAGGCTGCTTCTTCTTTGCCGATGATCAGAAGCTCTCTCATCGAGCCGGACGGCGGCGTTTTGGTCGACCTGGTGGTGCCGGAGGTCGAACGGGCTTCGAAGACTTTGGAGGCGCAGGCAATGCCGAAGGTGAAGCTTACCCAGATCGATCTCGAGTGGGTTCATGTGATCGGCGAGGGTTGGGCGAGTCCTTTGAGGGGGTTCATGAGGGAACACGAGTATTTGCAGACCCTGCATTTTAATTGTATCAGAACGAAGGATGGGGGTGTTGTGAACATGTCGCTGCCTATTGTTTTGGCCATCGACGACGGGGATAAGGAGAGCATTGGGGCGTCGGCGGATGTTGCATTGGTTGGGCTTGATGGAGATTTTGTTGGTATTCTTCGGAG CATTGAAATATACAAGCacaacaaagaagaaagaatagCTAGAACTTGGGGGACCACTGCTCCAGGACTACCTTATGCCGAGGAGGTAATTACTCCAGCTGGGAATTGGCTCATTGGTGGGGATCTGGAGGTGCTGAAACCCATCAAATATAATGATGGTCTTGATCACTACAGGCTCTCTCCCCAGCAATTGCGGAAAGAATTTGATAGACGTCAGGCAGATGCAGTTTTTGCTTTTCAGTTAAGGAACCCTGTTCATAATGGGCATGCCTTGTTAATGAATGATACACGCAGGCGACTTTTGGAAATGGGGTACAAGAATCCTATTTTATTGCTTCATCCATTAGGAGGTTTCACGAAGGCTGATGATGTGCCCTTGGATGTTCGGATGGAACAACATAGCAAG GTCTTGGAAGATGGTATCCTTGACCCTGAGACTACTGTTGTGTCTATATTCCCTTCACCCATGCATTATGCTGGTCCTACTGAAGTACAGTGGCATGCCAAGGCGAGGATAAATGCAGGGGCTAATTTCTATATTGTAGGTCGTGATCCTGCTGGTATGGGCCATCCAACAGAGAAGAGAGATTTGTATGATCCTGATCATGGGAAGAAGGTGCTAAGCATGGCTCCTGGTCTGGAGAAGCTTAACATTTTGCCGTTTAGG GTGGCAGCATATGACACAGTGGAAAAGAAAATGGACTTCTTTGATCCTTCACGCGCTAAAGATTTTCTTTTCATCTCTGGAACTAAG ATGCGGGCTTATGCCAGAAATGGTGAGAACCCCCCTGATGGTTTTATGTGCCCGGGTGGATGGGCAGTTCTTGTCAAATATTATGAGAGTTTACAAGCCAAAGAGGGCACACAGCAGCCAGCTGTCTTGTCTGCTTAG